From one Nitrosopumilus sp. genomic stretch:
- a CDS encoding 4-hydroxybutyrate--CoA ligase: MAESVILSPKSIAVIGASDKRGSVGATITSNIMNGFKGSVYPISPTRETVFYKKAYKSVLDVPKPIDLAVIVIKNTLVAPVLEECGKKKIKGVIIITAGFKEVDEEGAKREQELKDIAKKYNIHVIGPNCLGVMNLDPKTMMNSTFLKVTPKSGKIALVSQSGAICAALVEDASAQGIGFSAVVSLGNKAAMSEVDVLKILANHKQTEVIVMYLEDMGDGQEFLKVCKNITKKLKKPVLVLKSGRSPEGAKAAMSHTGALMGSDEIYDALLKQSGALRVDTMEELFDYATAFSKQPLPARGDLVIVSNAGGPAIISTDACSKMKIKMADITSVRKKIDEVIPPWGSSRNPVDIVGDADFNRFRNVLDRVLKHPKVGSVISMCTPSGTLNYDKLAEVIVEMSKKYKKTMLASLMGLDEGITNKEILAEGNVPYYTYAEGAIRTLSAMIRFSNWIKSPNGKITKFKVNKDKAKKIFDKVKKEKRPNLLEEEGQEVLKAYGLPLPQSALAKNETEAVRIAKKIGYPVVMKIASPQIIHKSDAGGVKVNLTNDEEIKDAFKTIIKNAKKYNKNAEIKGVLIVEMVKGGKELIIGSKLEPGFGPVLMLGMGGIYVEVLKDVTFKLAPVTDLEADDMIASIKTQKLLQGVRGEKPSDIAKLSECIQRLSQLVSDFKEIKELDMNPVLVMEKGKGCRILDVRIGL; this comes from the coding sequence ATGGCAGAATCTGTAATTTTATCGCCAAAATCAATTGCTGTCATAGGGGCATCTGACAAAAGAGGAAGTGTAGGTGCTACAATCACATCTAATATTATGAATGGTTTCAAAGGTTCAGTTTATCCAATTAGTCCGACAAGAGAAACAGTATTTTACAAAAAAGCATACAAAAGTGTCTTAGATGTTCCTAAACCAATTGATCTTGCAGTAATTGTAATTAAAAATACACTGGTAGCACCGGTGTTAGAAGAATGTGGTAAAAAGAAAATCAAAGGAGTAATTATCATCACTGCAGGTTTCAAAGAAGTCGATGAAGAAGGGGCAAAACGAGAACAGGAACTAAAAGATATTGCTAAAAAATACAATATTCATGTCATTGGACCTAACTGTCTTGGCGTAATGAATCTTGATCCAAAGACAATGATGAATTCTACATTTCTTAAAGTTACACCAAAGTCTGGAAAAATTGCACTTGTATCTCAAAGTGGAGCAATATGTGCCGCACTGGTTGAAGATGCTAGTGCTCAGGGCATTGGTTTTTCAGCCGTTGTAAGTCTTGGAAATAAAGCTGCAATGAGTGAAGTTGATGTTCTAAAAATTCTCGCAAACCACAAACAAACCGAAGTCATAGTTATGTATCTTGAAGATATGGGCGATGGTCAGGAATTCCTTAAAGTTTGTAAAAATATCACTAAAAAACTCAAAAAACCAGTACTTGTGCTCAAATCTGGACGTAGTCCAGAAGGTGCAAAGGCTGCAATGTCTCATACTGGAGCCTTGATGGGTTCAGATGAGATCTATGATGCTTTACTAAAACAGTCTGGTGCTCTCAGAGTTGATACTATGGAAGAACTCTTTGATTATGCCACTGCGTTTTCTAAACAACCTCTACCAGCAAGAGGTGATCTTGTCATAGTATCAAATGCAGGTGGTCCTGCAATAATTTCAACTGATGCATGTTCTAAAATGAAAATTAAGATGGCAGATATTACTAGTGTTAGAAAAAAAATTGATGAGGTAATTCCGCCTTGGGGAAGCTCAAGAAACCCTGTTGACATTGTTGGAGATGCAGATTTTAATCGATTCCGTAATGTTTTGGATCGTGTACTAAAACACCCAAAAGTTGGTTCTGTTATCTCAATGTGTACTCCTTCCGGTACTCTCAACTATGACAAGCTTGCTGAAGTCATTGTTGAAATGTCAAAGAAATACAAAAAAACAATGCTTGCAAGTTTAATGGGACTGGATGAAGGAATTACTAATAAAGAAATTCTAGCTGAGGGCAATGTTCCATATTACACATATGCAGAAGGTGCAATAAGAACACTTTCTGCAATGATTAGGTTTTCTAATTGGATTAAGTCTCCAAATGGAAAAATTACTAAATTCAAAGTAAACAAAGATAAAGCAAAAAAGATCTTTGACAAGGTAAAAAAAGAAAAGAGACCCAATCTTCTAGAAGAAGAAGGACAAGAAGTTCTCAAAGCATATGGTTTGCCTTTACCTCAAAGTGCATTAGCTAAAAATGAAACAGAAGCAGTAAGGATTGCAAAGAAGATTGGATATCCTGTTGTTATGAAAATTGCATCACCACAGATCATTCACAAGTCTGATGCTGGTGGTGTTAAGGTAAATCTCACAAATGATGAAGAAATTAAAGATGCATTCAAAACAATTATCAAAAATGCTAAAAAATACAACAAGAATGCCGAGATCAAAGGTGTTTTGATAGTAGAGATGGTAAAAGGCGGCAAAGAACTAATCATAGGCTCAAAACTAGAACCTGGCTTTGGTCCAGTACTTATGCTTGGAATGGGAGGAATCTATGTTGAAGTTCTAAAAGATGTTACATTCAAACTTGCACCAGTTACTGATTTAGAAGCAGATGATATGATAGCATCAATTAAGACTCAAAAACTTCTGCAAGGTGTTAGAGGTGAAAAACCATCTGATATTGCAAAGCTTTCTGAATGCATTCAGAGATTATCTCAACTCGTTTCTGACTTTAAAGAGATCAAAGAATTAGACATGAATCCCGTTTTAGTCATGGAAAAAGGAAAGGGTTGTCGTATTCTTGATGTCCGAATAGGACTCTGA
- a CDS encoding reverse transcriptase-like protein, whose translation MGISVYVDGSGGPNGGFGFFVKETGESFYEKKPEITNNQAEYMAIISALNKFVDSNEEIKIFSDSKNTVNQLNHEFAINNEQLRDLAREAWSIMGKFSNLSIQWVPRKENLAGKMLGS comes from the coding sequence ATGGGAATTAGTGTTTATGTAGATGGATCTGGAGGTCCAAACGGTGGCTTTGGATTTTTTGTTAAAGAAACTGGAGAATCATTTTATGAAAAAAAACCAGAAATTACAAACAATCAGGCTGAATATATGGCAATAATATCTGCACTAAACAAATTTGTAGATTCTAATGAAGAAATTAAGATTTTTAGTGATTCTAAAAATACTGTTAATCAATTAAACCATGAATTTGCAATAAATAACGAACAACTACGGGATCTTGCACGTGAAGCTTGGAGTATCATGGGAAAATTCTCTAATCTTTCAATTCAATGGGTTCCACGAAAAGAGAATCTAGCTGGAAAGATGTTGGGAAGCTAA
- a CDS encoding winged helix-turn-helix domain-containing protein — protein sequence MANDPDAKRLLWFVFAGSRGGLNRLKIISKLKEKPFNTNQLAKEMNLDYKAIQHHIKVLEKNNMISKVGEKYGVAYFISNFLEVNMETFEEIEAKLDKSK from the coding sequence ATGGCAAATGATCCTGATGCAAAAAGACTGCTTTGGTTTGTTTTTGCAGGTTCACGTGGGGGATTAAATAGATTAAAAATTATTTCAAAATTAAAAGAAAAACCATTCAATACAAATCAACTGGCAAAAGAGATGAATTTGGATTATAAAGCAATACAGCATCACATTAAGGTTCTTGAAAAAAATAATATGATTAGTAAAGTTGGAGAGAAATATGGAGTTGCATACTTTATCTCTAATTTTCTTGAAGTAAACATGGAAACATTTGAAGAAATTGAAGCAAAATTGGACAAAAGTAAATAA
- a CDS encoding radical SAM protein, which produces MMLNYDAPLYRPPSEARSLIFQVTLGCSFNECSFCDMYRSKEYSERPWDDVKAEIDMMAKYLPDTRRVFLADGDALNLDSEYMIKIVKYIREKFANIERISCYAMPMNILKKTSEELKKMNEAGLDMFYLGIESGSDIVLKKVTKGAVAKTIIKSVNKAKEAGYVMSCMVILGLGGKKYSKEHIKGTAEVISACSPNYVGALTLYLENGIKQEFLDKYNGEFTRINDDESLDELHDLISQIETKDEIIFRANHGSNAYTVKGTFPQDKQKMMDNVEWMKQHPEIMRPQGLRGF; this is translated from the coding sequence ATGATGTTAAACTATGATGCACCGTTATACAGGCCCCCATCAGAAGCTAGATCACTAATTTTTCAAGTAACGTTAGGCTGTTCATTTAACGAATGTTCTTTTTGTGATATGTATAGATCAAAAGAGTATTCTGAAAGACCATGGGATGATGTCAAAGCCGAAATTGACATGATGGCAAAATATCTTCCAGATACTAGACGGGTATTTCTTGCAGATGGTGATGCACTAAATCTTGATTCTGAATACATGATAAAAATTGTAAAATACATTAGAGAGAAATTTGCAAACATTGAAAGAATTTCTTGTTATGCAATGCCAATGAACATTCTAAAGAAAACATCAGAGGAACTAAAGAAAATGAATGAAGCTGGGTTAGATATGTTCTACTTGGGGATTGAAAGTGGATCAGATATTGTTTTAAAAAAAGTAACAAAGGGGGCTGTTGCAAAAACAATCATCAAGTCTGTTAACAAAGCAAAAGAAGCAGGATATGTAATGTCATGCATGGTAATTTTGGGGTTAGGAGGAAAAAAATACTCAAAAGAACACATCAAAGGAACTGCAGAAGTAATTAGTGCATGCTCACCCAATTATGTAGGCGCACTTACACTTTATTTAGAAAATGGAATAAAACAAGAATTTCTTGACAAGTATAATGGAGAATTTACAAGAATTAATGATGATGAATCGTTAGATGAGCTTCATGACTTGATCAGTCAGATAGAAACAAAAGATGAAATTATTTTCAGAGCAAATCATGGTTCAAATGCATATACAGTCAAAGGTACTTTTCCCCAAGACAAACAAAAAATGATGGATAATGTAGAATGGATGAAGCAACATCCAGAAATTATGCGTCCACAAGGTTTACGTGGATTCTAA
- a CDS encoding universal stress protein, giving the protein MKKSLYMNILVPLDGSKYSEKALIHACEMAKNYQSRLTLVYVVEKSIPINLLDRKEYLEILRKFGNKVLTKGKETATKRGVDSKIIMKEGNVSSEIIKLAKKEQCNIIIVGSKGLGSAARLFLGSVSNKLANNSPCSILIVK; this is encoded by the coding sequence ATGAAAAAATCACTCTACATGAATATTTTAGTTCCTCTTGATGGCTCAAAGTATTCGGAAAAAGCCCTTATCCATGCATGTGAGATGGCAAAGAATTACCAATCTCGTTTGACACTTGTGTATGTTGTTGAGAAATCAATTCCAATTAATCTTTTAGATAGAAAAGAATATCTTGAAATTCTAAGAAAGTTTGGAAATAAAGTTTTGACTAAAGGAAAAGAAACAGCTACTAAACGTGGTGTTGATTCAAAAATTATTATGAAAGAAGGTAATGTCTCATCTGAGATCATAAAACTTGCAAAAAAAGAACAGTGTAATATTATAATTGTTGGAAGTAAAGGACTGGGTTCAGCAGCAAGATTATTTCTTGGGAGTGTTTCAAACAAACTTGCAAATAATTCTCCTTGCTCTATCCTAATTGTGAAATAG
- a CDS encoding universal stress protein, translated as MIQKQIKKILVALDGSQNSQRALSMAISLARNCDTKLVGMNVISNIPKKYHHLSYPEKPVLLAADNMMESAKILCAQNGILFERKIDFGDPGSKITKFAESLNFDIIILGTRGMSGIKEKFFGSVSNYVVHKSSVPVMIVK; from the coding sequence ATGATACAGAAACAAATCAAGAAAATTTTAGTTGCCTTGGATGGGTCCCAAAATTCCCAACGAGCACTCTCAATGGCAATTTCCTTGGCAAGAAATTGTGATACTAAACTAGTAGGAATGAATGTAATATCAAATATTCCAAAAAAATATCATCATCTGAGTTATCCAGAAAAACCTGTTTTGCTAGCTGCAGACAATATGATGGAATCCGCTAAGATACTTTGTGCCCAAAATGGAATTTTATTTGAGAGAAAGATAGATTTTGGCGATCCTGGTTCTAAAATCACCAAATTTGCCGAATCCTTGAATTTTGACATTATAATCCTCGGAACAAGGGGGATGAGTGGTATCAAGGAAAAATTTTTCGGCAGTGTGTCAAACTACGTTGTTCACAAATCGTCTGTGCCTGTAATGATAGTAAAATAA
- the amrS gene encoding AmmeMemoRadiSam system radical SAM enzyme — protein MTTILGKEAELYEKLPNDKVKCTACARYCEIGKGQIGLCGIRGNENGKLHLYAYGKVISGHVDPIEKKPLIHYFPGSKVYSIATTGCNWLCRYCQNSDISQRRKVEGIDMTPQDVANTAVKYGAHGIAYTYNEPSIFIEFARDCGIAARKKGLFNVFVSNGYDTPESVSMMNEFLDGITVDFKGNAEKEFTRKFIGVPDPQPIFDTLLEIRDKTKIHIEITDLIVPKVGDDLTHAKKLSKFIYDEFGPEMPIHFLRFHPDYKMMEYPSTPVETLEKHYQVAKDQGLKYVYLGNVPGHKWEHTYCSECNKIVVNRYGFSIRGWYLDKNNCCQFCGNKIPIEGKLQKGYKEDRFQFVT, from the coding sequence ATGACGACAATACTCGGAAAAGAAGCTGAACTATATGAAAAACTTCCAAATGATAAGGTAAAGTGTACTGCTTGTGCTAGATACTGTGAAATTGGAAAGGGACAAATTGGTTTATGTGGAATACGAGGAAATGAAAATGGAAAACTACATCTATATGCGTATGGAAAAGTAATTTCAGGTCATGTTGATCCTATTGAAAAGAAACCATTGATACATTATTTTCCTGGTAGTAAAGTATACTCTATTGCAACAACCGGATGCAATTGGCTCTGCAGATATTGCCAAAATTCTGATATTAGTCAACGACGCAAAGTTGAGGGAATTGATATGACTCCTCAAGATGTTGCAAATACTGCTGTAAAATATGGTGCTCATGGAATTGCATATACGTACAATGAACCGTCAATATTCATTGAATTTGCACGTGATTGTGGTATTGCTGCAAGAAAAAAGGGACTCTTCAATGTTTTTGTCTCAAATGGATATGATACTCCTGAATCAGTATCCATGATGAATGAATTTCTTGATGGAATTACTGTTGATTTTAAAGGAAACGCAGAGAAAGAGTTCACACGAAAATTCATTGGCGTTCCTGATCCTCAACCGATTTTTGATACATTGTTAGAAATTCGCGATAAGACAAAAATCCACATTGAAATAACTGATCTAATTGTACCTAAAGTTGGTGATGATTTAACGCATGCAAAAAAACTCTCAAAATTCATCTATGATGAGTTCGGACCAGAGATGCCAATTCACTTTTTGCGATTTCATCCTGACTACAAAATGATGGAATATCCTAGCACACCTGTGGAAACTTTGGAAAAACACTACCAAGTTGCAAAAGATCAAGGATTGAAATATGTCTATCTTGGAAATGTTCCCGGACACAAGTGGGAACATACGTATTGTTCTGAATGTAATAAAATAGTCGTAAATCGTTATGGGTTTAGCATAAGAGGTTGGTATCTTGATAAAAACAACTGTTGTCAGTTTTGTGGAAATAAAATTCCTATCGAAGGAAAATTACAAAAAGGCTACAAAGAAGACCGATTTCAGTTTGTTACATGA
- a CDS encoding TIGR00296 family protein, giving the protein MKNIRNFTDEDGKELVKTARKAVTEYLKNKSKIADSGFHSRFNFESGVFVTINKKDSLRGCIGYPIPIKKLSYGLIDAAISAATQDPRFTPVNIDELDNIVFEVTVLTPPVEIKVDDPLEYLSIIKVGRDGLIVENSYSSGLLLPQVPTEYGWNVEEFLQHTCEKAGINKDSWKESSTKISRFEGVIFKEESPNGKIVRESTNNFL; this is encoded by the coding sequence ATGAAGAATATCAGAAATTTTACAGATGAGGATGGAAAAGAATTAGTCAAAACTGCCAGAAAAGCAGTTACTGAATATTTGAAAAACAAATCAAAGATTGCTGATTCGGGTTTTCATTCAAGGTTTAATTTTGAATCAGGAGTTTTTGTGACGATTAACAAAAAAGATTCTTTACGAGGCTGTATCGGTTATCCTATTCCAATCAAAAAATTATCTTATGGATTAATTGATGCTGCAATTTCTGCTGCAACACAAGATCCTCGTTTTACACCAGTAAACATTGATGAATTAGACAATATTGTTTTTGAGGTAACCGTGCTTACTCCTCCCGTTGAAATCAAAGTAGATGATCCTTTGGAGTACTTATCTATCATCAAAGTAGGAAGAGACGGACTAATAGTAGAGAATTCATACTCTTCGGGTTTACTTTTACCTCAAGTTCCAACAGAGTACGGTTGGAATGTAGAAGAATTTCTACAACATACGTGTGAAAAAGCTGGTATAAACAAAGACTCATGGAAAGAAAGCTCAACTAAGATATCCAGATTTGAAGGCGTGATATTCAAAGAAGAGTCACCTAATGGAAAAATAGTTCGAGAATCAACTAACAATTTTTTATAA
- the amrB gene encoding AmmeMemoRadiSam system protein B, with product MIREPVVAGQFYPDTKKELEKMIKYCIEHKFGPGKQIKESTEKIFGIVCPHAGYVYSGPTACHSYKAISSQKPELAIIIGPNHFGIGKNAATMIDAKWETPLGLIEVDSQAAQEAVKNSNVIEIDNYSHSQDHSLEVQVPMLQSILTNEFKILPIILLEQNLQTATDVGNAVSEIAKKRNAIIVASSDFTHYEENSFAHLQDKALIAPILDLDVDKFYQVLMEKRVSACGYGAIASAMIACKNLGATRGELLSYATSGDVSGDTDSVVGYGAIKFV from the coding sequence ATGATAAGAGAACCAGTTGTTGCTGGACAGTTTTACCCAGATACAAAAAAGGAATTAGAAAAGATGATAAAATATTGTATCGAGCACAAGTTTGGTCCTGGAAAACAAATCAAAGAATCAACTGAAAAAATATTTGGAATTGTTTGTCCCCATGCAGGATATGTGTATTCTGGTCCCACAGCATGTCATTCCTACAAAGCAATATCATCACAAAAACCAGAGCTTGCAATAATTATTGGACCAAATCATTTTGGGATAGGAAAAAATGCTGCCACAATGATAGATGCAAAATGGGAGACTCCATTAGGTTTGATAGAAGTAGATTCACAGGCAGCTCAAGAAGCTGTAAAAAACTCTAATGTTATCGAGATAGACAATTACTCTCACTCACAAGATCACAGCTTAGAAGTACAGGTTCCAATGTTACAATCAATTCTTACTAATGAATTTAAGATTCTTCCAATAATTTTACTTGAACAAAATTTGCAAACAGCTACAGATGTAGGAAACGCAGTATCAGAAATTGCAAAAAAAAGAAATGCAATAATTGTTGCATCATCAGATTTTACTCATTATGAGGAAAATTCTTTTGCACATCTTCAAGATAAGGCCCTAATTGCGCCGATTTTAGATTTGGATGTGGATAAATTTTATCAAGTGTTAATGGAGAAAAGAGTATCTGCATGTGGATATGGGGCTATCGCATCTGCAATGATTGCATGTAAAAATTTAGGTGCAACTAGAGGAGAACTTCTTAGTTATGCAACAAGTGGAGATGTTTCTGGAGATACAGACTCTGTTGTTGGGTATGGTGCCATAAAATTTGTTTAA
- a CDS encoding GNAT family N-acetyltransferase: MENVVIRESMVKDIPVILGLLYELGRPRPQKDSEIESFRKLVKQYIDDTDKKILVAEFDGIEIIGMVSIIFLSRLNQTSRELYIPELIVQEKFQNQGIGKKLINSCISIAKEKKCHRIRLESGNKRKESHKFYKKLGFEQSGLSFTKNLN, encoded by the coding sequence ATGGAAAATGTAGTTATCCGAGAATCTATGGTTAAAGACATACCTGTTATTCTTGGATTGCTGTATGAGCTTGGACGTCCAAGACCACAAAAAGATTCTGAAATAGAGTCATTTAGAAAATTAGTAAAGCAATACATAGATGACACTGATAAAAAAATACTCGTAGCAGAATTTGATGGTATTGAAATTATTGGCATGGTGAGTATTATATTCTTGTCAAGACTTAACCAAACTAGCAGAGAATTGTACATTCCAGAATTAATTGTTCAAGAGAAATTTCAAAATCAAGGAATTGGAAAAAAACTAATCAATTCTTGTATATCTATTGCAAAAGAGAAAAAATGTCATAGAATCAGGCTCGAATCTGGCAATAAACGCAAGGAATCCCATAAATTCTACAAGAAATTAGGATTCGAACAATCTGGTTTATCATTTACAAAAAATTTGAATTAA
- a CDS encoding response regulator translates to MNSIILLVEDDVDLISIYKEILELHGYELQTANNGQEAVEKFKDTNPSLVIMDGDMPILDGYEAFKQIKEIDKNAKVVIVTGYSQLEPKNQQAVKEGLIKVISKPLGVDELLSLAKQYTEAKIST, encoded by the coding sequence ATGAATAGTATTATTCTGTTGGTAGAGGATGATGTAGATTTGATTTCAATCTATAAAGAAATTTTAGAATTACATGGATATGAGCTTCAAACAGCAAATAATGGGCAAGAAGCAGTTGAAAAATTCAAAGATACGAATCCCTCTCTAGTAATAATGGATGGAGACATGCCAATACTTGATGGATATGAAGCCTTCAAACAAATCAAAGAGATTGATAAAAACGCCAAAGTAGTAATTGTTACAGGATACTCTCAACTTGAACCAAAGAATCAACAGGCAGTAAAAGAAGGACTGATCAAAGTAATTTCAAAACCACTTGGGGTGGATGAGTTACTTTCTCTAGCTAAACAATATACTGAAGCTAAAATTAGCACATAA
- a CDS encoding ATP-binding protein has product MSNSNFLSKSTINYRRTLFILITILVAITIIYQSRSFLNDSQFSWISIPTYAILPGTLTVYSTVLAIKLFKQRHFQAKAFFFFALGAASWFIAEQIWQAYDHIWEGEPFPSEADIFYVASYPFITAFLFLSIKPIISSISRNVWLFAIALSFSFLIPTLLVSYNDISGEDSFAASIALTYPILASIKLVPAIIGILFLTKKGANFSWMLLLFGLITYSVSDTFFLFAELDGSYFDGHPVDLMYVYSFLLLIFALHVRLRIAKLPENEKQAMFFSDNIQFETIKQFVIPLTLAIVCLVTIISLINVVFIQENKEISTQNLMLGIVAMLGVFVIIVLTINKNLSQLVKMRTDELVKQKNNLENIVEEKTHKLLKSERLSAIGELSGRLAHDLRNPLSVMKMSVDLINQSPDDTKISDSKVVERLDLIKKSIDRISHQVDEVLGFVRNSPIKLNSISLSELVENSITKINVPKDIEIKFNRNNLKIKCDPIKLEAVVINLIVNAIQEMPKGGNLEIKTYEEKDNVILEFIDSGKGIPEKYLDKVFEPLFTTKQKGTGLGLASCKNIVEQHLGKISVKNDPTTLTVTIPKGLVEETSKIKNKLQFS; this is encoded by the coding sequence TTGAGCAATAGTAATTTTTTATCAAAATCAACAATAAACTATAGAAGAACTTTATTTATTTTAATTACAATTTTAGTGGCAATTACTATCATCTATCAATCAAGATCATTTCTCAATGATTCTCAATTCAGTTGGATTTCAATTCCAACATATGCCATTCTTCCAGGAACACTTACTGTATATTCTACAGTTCTTGCAATAAAATTATTCAAGCAGAGACATTTTCAGGCAAAAGCATTTTTTTTCTTTGCATTAGGTGCAGCATCATGGTTTATAGCTGAGCAAATTTGGCAAGCTTATGATCATATTTGGGAAGGTGAACCATTTCCATCCGAAGCAGATATTTTTTATGTTGCATCATATCCGTTTATCACTGCATTTTTGTTTCTTTCAATTAAACCGATAATCAGTTCAATAAGCAGAAATGTTTGGTTGTTTGCAATTGCTTTGTCTTTCTCTTTTTTGATTCCAACTCTCTTAGTATCATATAATGATATTTCAGGAGAAGATTCTTTTGCAGCATCAATTGCTCTTACATATCCAATATTAGCATCAATTAAATTAGTTCCAGCAATTATTGGCATACTATTTCTTACCAAAAAAGGTGCAAATTTTTCTTGGATGCTTCTTTTATTTGGACTAATAACTTATAGTGTATCAGACACGTTTTTCCTTTTTGCCGAGCTTGATGGATCCTATTTTGATGGACATCCAGTGGATTTGATGTATGTCTATAGTTTTCTCTTGTTAATTTTTGCTCTTCATGTACGTTTAAGAATTGCAAAATTACCTGAAAATGAAAAACAGGCGATGTTTTTTTCAGACAACATACAATTTGAAACTATCAAACAATTTGTAATTCCCTTAACGTTGGCTATTGTTTGTTTGGTTACCATCATATCACTAATCAATGTAGTTTTTATTCAAGAAAATAAGGAGATATCCACCCAAAATCTAATGCTCGGCATTGTTGCAATGTTGGGTGTTTTTGTTATAATTGTTTTAACTATCAACAAAAATCTTTCACAATTAGTTAAAATGAGAACCGATGAACTCGTAAAGCAAAAAAATAATCTTGAGAACATAGTAGAAGAAAAAACCCACAAGTTATTAAAATCTGAGCGTCTTTCTGCAATTGGGGAGCTATCAGGGCGCCTGGCACATGATTTGAGGAACCCATTATCGGTTATGAAAATGTCTGTAGATTTGATAAATCAAAGTCCAGATGATACAAAAATTTCAGATTCCAAGGTAGTAGAGCGATTAGATTTGATTAAGAAGAGTATTGACAGGATATCCCATCAGGTTGATGAAGTTTTAGGTTTTGTTAGAAATTCTCCAATAAAATTAAATTCCATTTCGCTATCAGAACTTGTTGAAAATTCAATAACAAAGATTAATGTTCCAAAAGATATAGAAATTAAATTTAATAGGAATAATTTAAAAATTAAATGTGATCCAATCAAACTAGAAGCTGTTGTTATTAATCTTATTGTAAATGCGATTCAAGAAATGCCTAAAGGAGGAAACCTTGAAATAAAAACATATGAAGAAAAAGACAATGTGATTTTAGAATTTATTGATTCAGGTAAAGGAATACCAGAAAAATATCTTGACAAAGTCTTTGAACCATTATTTACAACAAAACAAAAAGGAACTGGTTTAGGATTGGCAAGCTGTAAAAATATTGTAGAGCAACATCTGGGCAAGATTTCTGTAAAAAACGATCCTACAACATTAACCGTAACAATACCAAAGGGATTAGTTGAAGAAACTTCTAAAATTAAAAATAAATTACAATTTTCTTAA
- a CDS encoding class I SAM-dependent methyltransferase, translating into MSYNKEFWDKYADENEAKFNEEFAKYTRDLATSLNCTSVLEIGCGTGIDLRLFPKSFQIHGVDLNDNALKMAKSKISFASFKKASITDLPFEDSSIDFVFTHQLLNYLDDDTLDKGIAEMYRVARKYIMNCEKFEETEKQIDENQKFRNVYKRWLNYNVRVVSNVDMHEDIEPDKSRFTLLRKL; encoded by the coding sequence ATGAGTTACAATAAGGAATTTTGGGACAAGTACGCTGATGAAAATGAAGCAAAATTCAATGAAGAATTTGCAAAATACACTAGAGATTTGGCCACGTCCTTGAATTGTACAAGTGTTCTTGAGATTGGATGCGGTACTGGAATTGATTTGAGATTGTTTCCTAAAAGTTTCCAAATTCATGGAGTTGATCTAAATGACAATGCATTGAAAATGGCAAAATCAAAAATCTCATTTGCAAGTTTTAAGAAAGCGAGCATCACTGATTTGCCCTTTGAGGATTCCTCAATCGATTTTGTTTTTACGCATCAATTATTGAATTATTTAGATGATGATACCTTGGATAAGGGAATTGCAGAAATGTATAGAGTGGCAAGAAAATACATTATGAATTGTGAGAAATTTGAAGAAACAGAAAAACAGATAGATGAAAATCAGAAATTTAGAAATGTGTATAAAAGATGGTTGAACTATAATGTCCGCGTTGTAAGCAATGTTGACATGCATGAAGACATAGAACCTGATAAATCTCGATTTACTCTTTTAAGAAAATTGTAA